Proteins encoded in a region of the Zea mays cultivar B73 chromosome 4, Zm-B73-REFERENCE-NAM-5.0, whole genome shotgun sequence genome:
- the LOC100273585 gene encoding F-box protein SKIP16-like: MASQPPPEPAPAEAGLESMEGLVLDTVISRAGARPAAALACASTRLRTAVADDSLWRRFCGEDLGLDAPVDPEGRPLPSFQVAYKVWSESFGMYPLPMVKRVRQFWTSMKTWLSENFPEAYKTLCEGVSEAQLKSAEDDLGFKLPMPTKLLYRFCNAQLPFSEDHDTNKSISTYGLIGGYAFYDHWVNVHLSPLEQIVEETKDFYREFPDVFHGRKFIVVATSWFHPKTFLLDCSNGELYVGTYNLPIGGMLPCVPKALIKPAGNDLAQDGLLLWLEEHLRRLQSGMIKTRMLMASRYISLYPEAPPSCSSAVTNGIKVRSSAVFVPEHPGRPGEKFMFTYSIRMSVPEACMLGGVYYSSCQLCSRHWTIRSCDRVVSDVSGGGVIGEYPLLLPGEDEFVYESCTPLPQVPGSVEGSFSFVPGKLSRPEGKPFEVMVAPFPLDVPEYIF; encoded by the exons ATGGCGTCCCAGCCGCCGCCAGAGCCCGCACCGGCCGAGGCGGGTCTGGAAAGCATGGAGGGCCTCGTCCTCGACACGGTCATCTCAAGAGCCGGCGCGCGCCCCGCAGCGGCGCTCGCCTGCGCCAGCACGCGCCTCCGCACCGCCGTTGCCGACGACTCCCTCTGGCGcagattctgcggtgaggacctgGGGCTCGACGCTCCCGTCGATCCAGAGGGCCGGCCTCTTCCCTCCTTCCAG GTTGCATATAAAGTTTGGTCGGAGTCTTTTGGCATGTACCCTCTACCTATGGTAAAGAGAGTGAGACAATTCTGGACTTCAATGAAAACTTGGTTGTCTGAAAACTTTCCTGAGGCATACAAAACGTTATGCGAAGGTGTTTCTGAAGCTCAATTAAAGTCAGCAGAGGATGATCTTGGTTTCAAGCTCCCTATGCCCACAAAGCTGTTGTATCGCTTTTGCAATGCTCAACTGCCTTTTAGTGAGGACCATGACACAAATAAAAGCATTTCCACTTATGGATTGATTGGGGGCTATGCGTTTTATGATCATTGGGTGAATGTGCATTTGTCACCGCTTGAGCAAATAGTTGAAGAGACGAAGGACTTCTATCGGGAGTTCCCTGATGTATTTCATGGGCGCAAATTCATTGTAGTGGCAACTTCATGGTTTCATCCGAAAACATTTCTTCTAGATTGCTCAAATGGTGAACTTTATGTTGGTACATACAACTTACCGATAGGAGGAATGCTTCCCTGTGTGCCCAAAGCATTGATAAAGCCAGCAGGTAATGATCTAGCACAAGATGGACTACTCCTGTGGTTAGAAGAACACCTTAGGCGTTTACAGAGTGGCATGATCAAGACCCGTATGCTGATGGCATCGAGATATATCAGCTTATATCCAGAAGCACCTCCATCATGCAGTTCAGCTGTTACAAATGGCATTAAG GTACGCTCATCTGCTGTCTTTGTGCCAGAACATCCTGGGAGGCCTGGGGAAAAATTTATGTTCACTTACTCAATTCGcatgtcagttccagaggcatgcATGCTAGGTGGCGTGTACTATTCTTCCTGCCAGCTTTGCTCCCGCCACTGGACCATCAGATCGTGTGACAGGGTTGTTTCTGATGTGAGCGGAGGAGGGGTTATTGGAGAG TATCCTCTACTGTTACCTGGTGAGGATGAGTTTGTCTACGAGAGTTGCACGCCACTGCCCCAAGTACCAGGATCTGTGGAGGGCTCTTTTTCGTTTGTGCCGGGCAA GTTGAGCCGACCTGAAGGGAAGCCGTTCGAAGTCATGGTGGCGCCTTTCCCTCTTGATGTGCCAGAATACATCTTCTGA